A section of the Drosophila subobscura isolate 14011-0131.10 chromosome A, UCBerk_Dsub_1.0, whole genome shotgun sequence genome encodes:
- the LOC117902543 gene encoding uncharacterized protein LOC117902543, which translates to MEHATVIDVAVISESEDEDAVEKVTKSSNKAGDATRKESVSPKEISDDDVVAVPLDQAIVAKQKEILRLLPFIEEVKKAFASSLSTGQASRLDALVRLVQRDNVTMSTLQKIESIIMKLETKFGEVVRSKQASGSASGNLQTSLAQRRLNQKSEVTDRKQASDRESTAAATNPINNHKKKDSRQNTNKGPTKRKQKPSRAARGDTISISSTGSESEDPKESTNRKSDPQSRPATSTGPSTAGRKSVPLVHSSPSSNVAEEAARRSFASSSPSLSSNKPSHKNIANEEKTQGTTSDHKRPDSCKSNTSQKTKEDDRPPLQGEGVLAAIRAARELDREQKQARELANKERAKTRSLQLNAGENLGFSRRSNTGPATAKAAITQKSAPLFTRGSSVPCDQDSTSVVAMCQSTPNQRLQQQQPSTEPSNGSLSLCDKDANRSDTPASPLSEARKKLAAMLLDKLDPPAGVGAGLGVPCTLPLASNSMDPRGRNLNYNSNTLCTAGSNVLGSPPPPPPSVTRDTSPVPPAPPMKAGSVWTPIPVPGAGPGRGSMGFASRGSRGAHARPPHIHHENQRPVFSGGETQSSGPAPHVPNGFHAVDPRLNPHETTRDPRESRDPRGPRFQNMPRPNHQQQHQNQQQQQHHQQQQGYTLGNPTNWQSSSWNNNEQIVFNGLPGCGLGPGSVPGPRPHLVGGSFRGGHESRGRGGGVGVGGISHRYIPPARGRGGSQYDAPRTYREHREAKAREKAAAAAKVAEMQRLADIEKKRLLEATEKQRQQEERDSAAITVPVTSLPDLQLDTSYRNVIVNNPAKKIDFRIPKKTTTAAATASTTVQSMAIGTGGEIASSTTSPPASKSSNDNDKDKSTDNDKDAPATDNNSHNMEKENEKQRNSPKDLEKPERAEKKSKSKDAERNKNISKDEDKSKKEVARAEKKANKKKKKKFQKLQKENDNNRTEKNEQKKESDKKATSSSTPASTSTASSASTAEIIEQQKISINEPNVDDVSSHTFSDNVENEPPMVCTSLGKAPEGKPKTPEVQSEDAAAESDLKETKTEVGSEAKPDDAPAAATSTANDSESDEKVRKLSKMKIVLGPNGHSTFLVNDDDSMLLDNFGQKFKVKKNGDENENGSGKKEGPPVNSQIHKIMRRRCSMAPTASRPLVDKASIFNGSSLMYEDLTEQKRKEEKQSLRARHLANIFEKTSDNCRVSTQNIISGKRRTRCIPDCSFNETMLSRNRFGLGQIVRTAKATPEEKKRRTTPVPPPVKRKRGRPPASVKKDIVQDAKRPRLEIEEVSTPVKAKDSEEQSVAPTIPPPSPPPTAPAPSIKTRARKRNELEKLTEYISSMYNGEDVTRASGRRACTVPQAQRRSVTPAECVETTTTSPSSSRSPSRIRRPIPREIRNMARRGRSYGTSSMDSGGINRASTVLRRNQMRVRKCCVRLRRFPMPQKNAPNVPKQPTPQRKEQQRKRTQRSEPNVNPEWHANSIGAVDCVVCHKNIGKNPSGHYLQCHKENYISRLAPGMLDELRAERCNQLRPAAGDPTKKKYDYRCPFCLKELHNFTFNNIASHLIEHTGESKAQCSSCRQPIRRKCLINRHRRYCTPDAQIVTDKRTCQLPLTLHVCPLCDYVQTGQERRDAHLVKQHRLSDELIAAMELERVTLCWRSTDKKPPANETESEAAPNISVPKMISRRSSVMCPKTHKKKIRFKKQLRKPEKSPKREQESQEEEGQDGMPASQEMEEIKVPPPGGQEDVAAESILVVNECLMDIDADLELDIKLLGSQMEEDIEQAESRLHEKLMEEKPVLTEIIPMETEEDTATQKSPAKPSEEEGACCSNEIRETVVPAVPVEVEIRGLSVDPLMGIGSDDSDSGMDVDVDGNGLKTASASTSQTVTGPGLKDVDDDRNKRVPGDWEDLVETGSQDESRSKSIFRKFNRFYSRLTNGTAVGVGGGTGSGGVGGSPRRSLSHSTQSTASNSSECDPSELMPEMRALEPVPTAKAARKTPIMALPPLVPISYPNAALKAAPTGPVVKAVPAKIADATVPTPAETTAMSAPTRVENVAYRMRNVKVPQSAVYCCQYPGCSFLFSNEREGLERHFAVEHPQVSWSGSCFACITQDPTKALLMPPSCIGDELRHLAEEHMPTDAANPPEKPPKLRVRRFSGDLLTNDARQQQRQQTNVSIIPADMDGDTSTNVMLRDLLKATPRPINQQADLNASGLGEFLCAKSVTPSSGGETETQAPTATSGNGNANENGAALYNNKENTGLQIVTVCHLDALPSLQPLNESAEPALATVSNGDFVFTQSISENHINICLEPSAAEMVATEATGSTTRSIIQPIDSDSGRNCIHLAQDRFRCMAVSCGYCAHTVLCIREHMNFHRFSFGSTDYLKCGYCTHVASDVDDYVRHGVYVHGLAPRHELHADSTRPAGEMSVSQQIREALSQRRNALPTTVPTVGTAPVEPSSSSGQAQGNETTPRGGVTISKVLYDYLQPTGYTDDNLFECPEKTCGARLTSESFVKHILYHIRSSSSRRETELVKCRFCRALEMPPMLRQHLLTQHARHRYICSQCLETAASMEMLMFHVKQVHPQVLGQPNHSFKTIQVFLQEGNGKRAGHRPTVCHVLGLLMPFEHAQLQTVKHRVIRELKLREARTKNVFRSSEAKLLPSCDTVLTVALHCAECLFVSKEVVDMQRHLAMHKLQTINAFTESQRLLEAQPSSAEKQPTSETTQPAPVIRDVAAAATTTNTTTTTTTDTAIATATAAAKGGLHKVVNPYVLYVPSQSRFVCGALGCSRHLPSLEALCKHMTKEHMYTDVLWCSFCRTRLMQPQPNKMSIAKYLRHLSTHKRYMYQCGDCGRANSERHFIERHIIDRHLNLNVDVVIHRQIARLQTTARWIKLPKLSRNPNHNQYLCNLCQHLDNSMEKIAAHAEAVHGIKNPCICSVPQCSFGSKDPILAIQHMLDEHPGVQVQPALIYQHTLARTRQTMGFYCCKCRLAFPSFQRTVSHLKESHECLCQYKCAHCDFNCQQERGVIVHMMENHPGLKGLAECQFERVLADLPDYMAWAEAHPIEESQHQQQGHQQQQQQMDEDQEDEPHQDENEESEEPEVQEVQLPPAANPKITEVIDLLDSDDEAQTETAIANREPFSEGLHATISERNRIPIESRSDNNFYVFSCGHCGFIAANLAQLKSQHCAQTHPNRAFIFRVQPLLLCCLCKSFKSNAKEMREHLITTHRRSRQIKTVACDVRRPRECGFCCYQYQGWADLISHMEQAAHQINDLKNVTESGLEVLLKLNRSESGAEYYQICSLCKKVLPDQIAMYHHGQQEHADQGFSFTNVHPLVYHCFYCVFTSLEEMASLRHMITHFGGFQKCHYCAMPQPGGFEQYIQHCYTSHHEEVGRFRQVYTYPMILRFLLQTAYQFQNGLIINKSSLLNTRHKKDTLIRQLYEELMARAERPPIPRIHIGLKNVATIANGMEPVAKKAKIIRRRQTLGPDELIRARLLDEPSFNQSTPIAAAVPAALAPSSTPGHSSRPANYIWSTSFTGANPAIRQQPPPSAAAAAVVAEVAPSRQNGEESIIRNLKRRNSVVVFSRP; encoded by the exons ATGGAGCATGCAACCGTCATCGATGTGGCGGTCATCAGTGAGTctgaggatgaggatgcggTGGAGAAAGTGACTAAATCTTCCAACAAAGCCGGCGATGCTACCCGAAAAGAAAGTGTCTCCCCCAAAGAAATTTCTGACGACGATGTGGTTGCAGTGCCCTTGGACCAAGCGATAGTcgcaaagcaaaaggaaattctTCGCCTGCTGCCGTTCATCGAAGAAGTGAAGAAAGCGTTTGCGTCCAGCCTATCCACGGGACAAGCCTCACGCCTAGACGCCCTCGTCCGCCTTGTGCAGCGAGA CAATGTGACCATGTCGACCCTGCAGAAAATCGAGTCTATTATAATGAAGCTTGAAACGAAATTCGGTGAA GTGGTCCGGAGTAAACAGGCCAGTGGTTCCGCATCAGGCAACCTTCAAACATCCCTCGCCCAAAGACGCTTAAACCAGAAGAGTGAAGTGACGGATCGGAAACAGGCCTCAGACAGAGAAAGCACTGCCGCAGCCACGAATCcgatcaacaaccacaaaaaaaaggattctagacaaaacacaaataaaggACCGACAAAGCGCAAACAGAAGCCCAGCAGGGCTGCCCGTGGTGATACAATATCGATAAGCTCGACCGGCAGTGAGAGTGAGGATCCCAAGGAATCGACAAACCGAAAAAGTGATCCTCAGAGCAGGCCTGCAACATCGACCGGGCCTTCGACTGCAGGACGTAAATCTGTCCCACTTGTCCACTCATCGCCATCGAGTAATGTCGCAGAAGAGGCAGCGCGCAGGTCTTTCGCCAGTAGTTCCCCCAGCTTGTCCTCGAACAAGCCAAGCCATAAGAACATAGCAAATGAAGAAAAGACTCAAGGCACAACTTCAGATCACAAGAGACCAGATTCTTGCAAGTCGAATACCAGTCAAAAGACCAAAGAGGACGATAGACCTCCCCTACAAGGAGAAGGTGTACTGGCTGCCATAAGAGCAGCTAGAGAACTGGACAGAGAACAGAAGCAGGCCCGAGAGTTGGCCAATAAAGAGAGGGCCAAAACTAGGAGTTTACAACTCAATGCCGGCGAAAATTTGGGATTCTCGCGCAGATCGAATACTggtccagcaacagcaaaggcgGCAATTACCCAGAAATCAGCGCCTCTGTTTACACGTGGCTCATCTGTTCCATGTGATCAGGATTCCACCTCAGTGGTGGCAATGTGTCAGTCAACACCAAACCAGCGgcttcaacagcagcagccgtccACAGAGCCATCAAATGGTAGTCTTTCACTATGTGATAAAGATGCTAACAGAAGTGATACTCCAGCCAGTCCGCTCTCGGAGGCACGCAAGAAGCTGGCAGCCATGCTGCTGGATAAGCTGGATCCCCCCGCGGGTGTGGGAGCGGGTCTAGGCGTACCGTGCACATTGCCGCTAGCATCGAACAGCATGGATCCGCGTGGAAGGAATCTCAATTACAACAGTAATACCTTGTGCACAGCCGGTTCGAATGTTCTTGGCTCCCCGCCACCTCCTCCCCCCAGTGTCACACGCGATACATCGCCAGTGCCGCCAGCGCCGCCAATGAAGGCGGGCTCCGTATGGACACCCATTCCAGtgccaggagcaggaccaggaAGAGGAAGCATGGGCTTTGCAAGCCGAGGATCACGTGGAGCGCATGCACGGCCTCCTCACATTCATCATGAGAACCAGCGGCCAGTATTCTCTGGCGGCGAGACACAGTCCTCTGGCCCTGCTCCCCATGTTCCCAATGGCTTTCATGCTGTCGATCCAAGATTGAATCCACATGAAACCACCCGGGATCCACGTGAATCAAGGGATCCTCGGGGTCCACGCTTTCAGAATATGCCACGCCCtaaccatcagcagcagcatcaaaatcagcaacaacagcagcatcatcagcaacagcagggctATACTCTGGGTAACCCTACGAACTGGCAATCATCCTCCTGGAATAACAATGAACAAATTGTCTTTAATGGTTTACCTGGATGTGGTCTAGGTCCTGGATCTGTACCTGGACCTAGACCCCATTTAGTGGGAGGCAGCTTTCGGGGCGGACATGAGAGCCGTGGTCGTGGTGgtggcgtcggcgtcggcggcaTTAGCCATCGATACATTCCACCAGCCAGAGGACGAGGCGGAAGTCAATATGATGCACCGCGTACATATCGAGAGCACCGTGAGGCGAAGGCCAGAgaaaaggcagcagccgctgccaagGTGGCCGAAATGCAGCGTCTGGCGGATATCGAGAAGAAACGCCTGCTGGAGGCGACCgagaagcagcgacagcaggaggagagagaTTCTGCGGCCATAACGGTGCCGGTTACGTCATTGCCAGACCTCCAGCTGGACACCTCCTATCGCAACGTCATCGTGAATAATCCGGCCAAGAAGATCGACTTTCGAATACCCAAGAAGACGACGACAGCGGCCGCTACAGCCTCGACCACAGTCCAATCAATGGCCATTGGTACAGGAGGGGAGATCGCCAGCTCAACTACGAGTCCACCAGCAAGCAAATCCTCTAATGATAACGACAAAGATAAGAGTACTGATAATGACAAAGATGCTCCTGCCACAGATAACAATTCACACAATatggagaaggagaatgaAAAGCAACGGAATAGTCCAAAAGATCTAGAGAAACCTGAAAGAGCGGAGAAAAAGAGCAAATCCAAAGATGCGGAGaggaacaaaaatatatccaaGGATGAGGATAAATCAAAAAAGGAAGTGGCTCGAGCCGAAAAGAaggcaaacaagaaaaagaaaaaaaagttccaGAAATTGCAGAAGGAAAATGACAACAATCGAACGGAAaagaatgaacaaaaaaaagaaagcgacAAGAAAGCGACCTCATCGTCCACTCCCGCTTCCACGTCCACCGCTTCATCTGCCTCTACTGCGGAGATTATCGAGCAACAGAAAATCTCAATTAATGAGCCCAATGTCGATGATGTTTCCTCTCATACCTTCTCGGATAATGTGGAGAACGAGCCACCGATGGTGTGCACTTCCCTGGGCAAAGCACCCGAGGGCAAGCCAAAAACGCCAGAGGTACAGTCGGAGGACGCAGCAGCGGAGTCTGACttaaaggaaacaaaaacagaggtGGGATCGGAAGCAAAGCCGGATGATGCGCCTGCGGCTGCAACTTCGACTGCCAACGACTCTGAGTCGGATGAAAAGGTACGAAAACTTTCCAAAATGAAGATTGTCCTGGGTCCGAATGGCCACAGTACATTCCTGGtgaacgacgacgactccaTGCTGCTCGACAACTTTGGCCAGAAGtttaaagtaaaaaaaaatggagatgaaaatgaaaacggtAGTGGGAAGAAGGAGGGGCCCCCAGTTAATTCACAAATCCATAAGATTATGCGACGCCGCTGTTCAATGGCACCAACGGCCAGCCGTCCGCTGGTGGATAAGGCCTCGATCTTTAATGGCAGCAGCCTCATGTACGAGGACCTCACCGAACAGAAGCgcaaggaggagaagcagtCGCTGAGGGCACGCCATCTGGCGAATATATTCGAAAAGACCAGCGATAACTGCCGCGTCTCCACTCAGAATATTATCAGTGGAAAGCGTCGAACACGTTGCATACCCGACTGCTCCTTCAACGAAACGATGTTAAGTCGGAATCGCTTCGGCTTGGGTCAGATAGTCAGAACGGCGAAGGCCACACCCGAAGAAAAGAAGCGTCGAACCACGCCAGTGCCTCCGCCAGTGAAACGCAAACGAGGTAGACCTCCCGCCTCTGTCAAGAAAGATATTGTGCAAGACGCAAAGAGGCCACGTCTGGAAATCGAAGAGGTCAGTACTCCGGTTAAGGCGAAGGACTCCGAAGAGCAGTCTGTTGCCCCAACAATACCCCCGCCCTCACCTCCTCCGACTGCGCCTGCGCCATCGATCAAGACTCGGGCACGCAAGAGGAacgagctggagaagctcaCCGAATACATTTCATCGATGTACAACGGTGAGGATGTGACACGGGCCAGTGGCAGAAGAGCATGCACGGTGCCACAGGCGCAACGGCGTTCAGTGACGCCAGCAGAATGCGTAGAGACGACAACCAcatcgccatcgtcatcgAGATCTCCTTCCCGTATTCGTAGGCCCATCCCGAGGGAGATTCGAAATATGGCACGTCGCGGTCGATCCTATGGAACATCTTCCATGGACAGCGGCGGCATTAATCGAGCATCAACAGTCTTGCGAAGAAATCAAATGCGAGTGAGGAAGTGTTGTGTGCGTCTGCGGCGTTTCCCAATGCCACAGAAAAATGCCCCGAATGTCCCGAAACAGCCAACGCCGCAgcgaaaggagcagcagaggaagcGAACCCAAAGATCAGAGCCAAATGTAAATCCCGAATGGCATGCCAACTCCATTGGGGCCGTCGATTGTGTTGTTTGCCACAAGAATATCGGTAAGAATCCCTCTGGCCACTATCTGCAGTGCCACAAGGAGAACTACATCTCCCGGCTGGCACCCGGAATGCTCGACGAACTTCGCGCTGAGCGGTGCAATCAGTTGCGGCCAGCGGCGGGTGACCCTACCAAGAAAAAGTACGATTACAGGTGCCCCTTCTGCTTAAAGGAGCTGCATAACTTCACCTTTAACAACATTGCGTCGCATCTGATTGAGCATACGGGCGAGAGCAAGGCTCAGTGCTCGTCGTGCCGGCAACCGATACGGCGAAAGTGTCTCATAAATCGGCATCGCAGGTACTGTACCCCCGACGCCCAAATAGTTACCGACAAGAGAACCTGCCAGCTGCCCCTCACTCTGCATGTGTGTCCTTTGTGCGATTACGTGCAGACGGGGCAGGAGAGACGAGACGCCCATCTGGTGAAGCAACATCGGCTGAGCGATGAACTGATCGCAGCCATGGAACTTGAGAGGGTCACCCTCTGCTGGCGTTCCACCGATAAAAAGCCTCCTGCAAACGAAACCGAATCTGAAGCGGCCCCGAACATCTCCGTTCCTAAGATGATATCGCGACGCAGCTCGGTGATGTGTCCGAAGACCCACAAGAAAAAGATTCGTTTCAAGAAACAACTACGAAAGCCCGAAAAATCGCCCAAACGGGAGCAGGAGTCCCAAGAGGAGGAGGGGCAGGATGGCATGCCAGCGTCACAGGAGATGGAGGAGATCAAGGTGCCTCCACCTGGAGGCCAGGAGGATGTGGCCGCCGAGTCCATATTGGTCGTCAACGAGTGCCTTATGGACATTGATGCCGATTTGGAATTGGACATAAAGCTTCTGGGTTCCCAGATGGAGGAGGATATTGAGCAGGCGGAGTCCCGGCTACATGAGAAGCTGATGGAGGAAAAGCCAGTTTTGACGGAGATAATTCCAATGGAAACGGAAGAAGACACCGCCACGCAGAAATCGCCAGCCAAACCGTCAGAGGAGGAGGGGGCCTGCTGCTCAAATGAAATCCGAGAGACAGTTGTGCCCGCAGTCCCTGTGGAGGTGGAGATTCGCGGCCTGTCCGTGGATCCCCTCATGGGCATTGGCAGCGATGATTCCGACAGCGGCATGGATGTCGATGTGGATGGGAATGGTTTGAAAACCGCATCTGCATCCACATCCCAAACAGTCACAGGCCCTGGCCTTAAGGATGTCGATGATGATAGAAACAAGAGGGTCCCCGGGGACTGGGAAGATCTCGTGGAAACTGGCTCTCAGGATGAGTCTCGCTCCAAGTCGATATTCCGGAAGTTCAACCGTTTCTATTCTCGCCTCACCAACGGAACGGCTGTTGGCGTCGGAGGAGGAACAGGAtcaggaggagtaggaggctCACCACGTCGCTCATTATCCCATTCGACACAATCGACtgcaagcaacagcagcgaatGCGATCCAAGTGAATTGATGCCTGAAATGCGAGCCCTGGAACCAGtaccaacagcaaaagcagcacgAAAGACACCGATAATGGCGTTACCGCCTTTGGTTCCAATTTCCTACCCAAATGCAGCTTTAAAAGCGGCGCCAACTGGTCCCGTAGTAAAAGCAGTACCAGCGAAGATAGCAGATGCAACAGTACCAACCCCAGCAGAAACCACAGCAATGTCGGCGCCCACGCGCGTGGAGAACGTGGCCTATCGCATGAGGAACGTCAAGGTGCCGCAGAGTGCCGTTTACTGCTGCCAGTATCCTGGCTGCTCGTTCCTCTTCTCGAATGAACGCGAGGGCCTAGAGCGACACTTTGCCGTCGAGCATCCGCAGGTGTCCTGGAGCGGCAGCTGTTTCGCCTGCATCACGCAGGACCCGACAAAGGCGCTACTGATGCCACCGAGCTGCATTGGAGATGAGCTGCGTCACCTGGCTGAGGAGCATATGCCGACAGATGCAGCGAATCCACCCGAGAAGCCTCCAAAGCTTCGAGTGCGTCGCTTCAGTGGCGATCTACTCACGAATGATgcaaggcaacagcaacgtcaACAGACAAATGTCTCCATCATCCCTGCGGATATGGATGGGGATACATCAACCAATGTGATGCTCAGGGATCTGCTGAAAGCCACGCCACGACCAATCAACCAGCAGGCGGACTTAAATGCCTCCGGACTGGGGGAGTTTCTGTGCGCCAAGTCTGTCACTCCATCATCTGGCGGGGAAACGGAAACTCAAGCTCCAACTGCTACaagtggaaatgggaatgcaaatgaaaatggtgCAGCTCTGTATAATAATAAGGAAAATACGGGCTTACAAATCGTGACTGTGTGCCATTTGGATGCGTTGCCCAGTTTGCAGCCACTGAATGAATCAGCAGAGCCCGCGCTGGCAACTGTCAGCAATGGGGATTTTGTGTTCACCCAAAGCATCTCTGAGAATCACATTAACATTTGCCTGGAGCCATCAGCAGCGGAAATGGTAGCAACAGAGGCAACAGGATCAACAACCCGCAGCATCATCCAACCGATTGATAGTGACAGTGGCCGCAATTGTATTCATTTAGCGCAGGATCGTTTCCGTTGTATGGCCGTTTCATGTGGTTATTGTGCCCACACAGTGTTGTGCATAAGAGAGCACATGAATTTCCATCGTTTTAGCTTTGGGAGCACCGACTATCTAAAGTGCGGCTACTGCACCCATGTGGCCAGCGATGTGGATGACTATGTGCGACATGGCGTCTATGTGCATGGCCTGGCGCCGCGCCATGAGCTGCATGCAGATAGCACAAGGCCGGCCGGCGAGATGTCTGTTAGCCAGCAGATACGCGAGGCGCTCAGTCAGAGAAGGAATGCATTGCCGACGACGGTACCGACGGTAGGGACAGCGCCAGTGGAACCGTCAAGCAGTTCGGGACAGGCGCAGGGAAATGAAACGACTCCAAGGGGTGGAGTAACCATTTCCAAAGTACTGTACGATTATCTACAGCCCACAGGATACACGG ACGACAATCTGTTCGAATGTCCGGAGAAAACCTGTGGGGCCCGACTGACAAGCGAATCGTTTGTCAAACACATCCTCTACCACATACgtagctccagctcccgcaGGGAAACGGAGCTGGTCAAGTGTCGGTTTTGTCGCGCGTTAGAAATGCCGCCAATGCTGAGGCAGCACTTGCTGACGCAGCACGCCCGGCACAGGTACATTTGCAGCCAATGCCTGGAGACGGCCGCCAGCATGGAAATGTTAATGTTCCATGTGAAACAGGTCCATCCGCAGGTGCTTGGCCAACCCAATCACTCTTTCAAGACGATTCAAGTCTTCCTGCAAGAGGGCAACGGCAAGAGGGCCGGCCACAGACCCACGGTCTGTCATGTGCTAGGGCTGCTGATGCCCTTCGAGCACGCACAGTTGCAGACCGTTAAGCACAGAGTCATTCGCGAGCTGAAGCTGCGAGAGGCTCGCACAAAGAATGTGTTTCGCTCGTCGGAGGCGAAGCTGCTGCCCAGCTGCGACACTGTGCTGACTGTAGCGCTGCATTGCGCCGAGTGTCTGTTTGTCAGCAAGGAGGTCGTGGACATGCAGCGACACCTGGCCATGCACAAACTGCAGACGATCAATGCGTTTACAGAATCACAACGCCTTCTGGAGGCACAGCCTAGCTCTGCCGAGAAGCAGCCAACCTCCGAGACTACCCAACCAGCTCCGGTGATAAGAGATGTGGCCgctgcagccacaaccacaaacaCTACGACTACCACtaccacagacacagccattgccactgccactgccgccgctaAGGGGGGGCTCCATAAGGTGGTCAATCCGTATGTGCTGTACGTACCCTCACAGAGTCGCTTTGTGTGCGGTGCATTGGGCTGCAGCAGACACCTGCCATCGCTAGAGGCCCTCTGTAAGCACATGACGAAGGAGCACATGTACACGGATGTGCTGTGGTGCAGCTTCTGTCGCACTCGTCTGatgcagccgcagcccaaCAAGATGTCCATCGCGAAGTACTTGAGGCATCTATCAACCCACAAGCGTTACATGTACCAGTGCGGAGACTGCGGACGCGCCAATTCCGAGCGCCACTTCATTGAGCGGCACATCATTGACCGTCACCTGAATCTCAATGTGGATGTGGTGATACACAGGCAGATTGCACGGCTACAGACGACGGCACGTTGGATCAAGTTGC CCAAGCTATCCAGGAACCCCAATCACAATCAATACCTCTGCAACCTGTGCCAACACTTGGACAACTCAATGGAGAAGATAGCCGCACATGCGGAGGCTGTGCATGGCATTAAGAATCCGTGCATTTGCTCTGTGCCGCAGTGTAGTTTTGGGTCAAAGGATCCCATACTTGCCATTCAGCACATGCTGGATGAACATCCGGGTGTGCAGGTGCAGCCGGCGCTTATCTATCAACACACATTGGCGCGGACAAGGCAAACGATGGGCTTCTACTGCTGTAAGTGTCGGCTGGCCTTTCCCAGCTTCCAACGGACCGTGTCCCATCTAAAGGAGAGCCATGAGTGCCTCTGCCAGTACAAGTGTGCGCATTGTGACTTCAATTGCCAGCAGGAGCGCGGCGTTATCGTGCACATGATGGAAAACCATCCGGGCCTCAAGGGGCTGGCCGAGTGCCAGTTTGAGCGCGTGTTGGCCGATCTGCCCGATTATATGGCCTGGGCCGAGGCCCATCCTATTGAGGAGTcacagcatcaacagcagggccatcagcagcagcagcaacagatggACGAAGATCAGGAGGATGAGCCACACCAAGACGAGAACGAGGAATCAGAGGAACCAGAAGTTCAGGAAGTGCAGCTTCCACCCGCTGCCAATCCAAAAATTACTGAGGTGATCGACCTCCTCGACTCGGATGATGAAGCGCAGACAGAGACGGCAATAGCGAATCGAGAACCGTTCAGCGAGGGCTTACATGCAACCATTTCAGAGCGGAATAGGATCCCGATCGAATCCCGTTCGGATAATAATTTCTATGTTTTCAGTTGCGGCCATTGTGGGTTCATTGCAGCGAATCTGGCACAACTCAAATCCCAACACTGTGCCCAGACGCATCCGAATCGAGCTTTCATATTCCGAGTGCAGCCATTATTGCTGTGCTGCCTGTGCAAGTCCTTCAAGAGCAATGCCAAGGAGATGCGCGAACATCTGATAACAACGCACCGACGCAGCCGCCAGATCAAGACGGTCGCCTGTGATGTGCGACGGCCGAGGGAGTGCGGTTTCTGCTGTTACCAATACCAGGGCTGGGCGGATCTCATCAGCCACATGGAGCAGGCGGCCCATCAGATAAATGATCTCAAGAACGTGACGGAATCGGGCCTCGAGgtgctgctgaagctgaacCGGAGCGAAAGCGGTGCCGAGTACTATCAAATATGCAGCCTCTGCAAGAAGGTGCTGCCCGATCAGATAGCGATGTACCATCACGGACAGCAGGAGCACGCCGATCAGGGCTTCAGCTTCACGAATGTCCACCCGCTGGTCTATCACTGTTTCTACTGTGTGTTCACCTCGTTGGAGGAGATGGCCTCGCTGCGACACATGATCACCCACTTTGGGGGCTTCCAAAAGTGCCACTATTGCGCAATGCCCCAGCCAGGTGGCTTCGAGCAGTACATCCAGCACTGCTACACAAGCCACCACGAGGAGGTTGGTCGCTTTCGGCAAGTGTACACGTACCCAATGATATTGCGCTTCCTCCTGCAGACGGCCTACCAATTCCAGAACGGCCTGATCATAAACAAGAGCAGTCTGCTCAACACACGCCACAAGAAGGATACTCTGATTCGCCAGCTGTACGAAGAGCTGATGGCCCGGGCCGAGCGTCCGCCCATTCCCCGGATTCATATAGGTCTCAAAAATGTGGCAACCATTGCTAATGGTATGGAGCCTGTGGCAAAAAAAGCCAAGATCATCAGGCGACGCCAGACCCTGGGTCCCGATGAGCTAATCAGGGCGAGGCTCTTGGATGAACCAAGCTTTAATCAATCGACACCAATAGCAGCAGCCGTACCAGCAGCCCTCGCCCCAAGCTCAACCCcaggccacagcagcagaccagCGAATTATATTTGGTCTACATCGTTCACAGGAGCTAATCCTGCAATTcgacagcagccgccgccatcagcagcagcagcagcagtagtagcAGAGGTAGCCCCTAGTCGGCAGAATGGAGAGGAGAGCATAATAAGGAACCTTAAGCGACGCAACAGCGTTGTGGTATTTAGTCGTCCCTAG